One window of the Planctomycetia bacterium genome contains the following:
- a CDS encoding cyclic nucleotide-binding domain-containing protein: MWARTLIVLAGLAGLVIVVVASLVGRTEYTVSMDKLLHFGGYTVLSAIFVLGVRTALCLPALVVLALMSIGIEYLQPLNARTFDVADMMANIIGIVTGAVVGLVLRMAIRVVGSQLRQAKLRKQRRSYSTGSILLREGSPVNKFMVIEKGKVQLSREVDGLKQILGTMGEGEIIGLLGVIQSQPQFTTVEAVQQTTAYSLDLNDIMDTSDSTTDPVNVVLNALCRQVRQLAERASSVDQPVA; encoded by the coding sequence ATGTGGGCCCGAACCTTGATTGTGCTGGCTGGGCTGGCAGGGCTGGTGATTGTTGTGGTAGCCAGCCTGGTAGGACGTACCGAATACACCGTATCGATGGACAAGCTGCTGCATTTTGGTGGCTATACAGTGCTTTCCGCCATCTTTGTCCTTGGCGTTCGAACTGCACTTTGTCTGCCTGCGCTGGTAGTGCTTGCTCTGATGAGTATCGGCATTGAGTATCTGCAGCCACTGAATGCCCGCACGTTTGATGTTGCTGATATGATGGCAAATATCATTGGCATCGTGACAGGGGCAGTCGTCGGCCTGGTCTTACGCATGGCCATCCGTGTCGTAGGCAGTCAGCTCAGACAGGCGAAACTGCGGAAGCAGCGACGCAGTTATTCTACTGGTTCCATCCTCCTTCGAGAGGGTTCGCCGGTCAATAAGTTCATGGTAATTGAAAAGGGGAAAGTGCAACTCAGCAGGGAAGTAGATGGGCTAAAGCAGATTCTCGGCACCATGGGGGAGGGAGAAATCATCGGCTTGCTGGGAGTGATCCAGTCTCAACCACAGTTCACAACCGTGGAAGCTGTTCAGCAGACGACAGCGTACAGCCTGGATTTGAATGACATCATGGATACCTCGGATTCTACAACCGACCCTGTGAATGTGGTGCTCAATGCACTTTGTCGCCAGGTGCGTCAACTTGCAGAACGGGCGAGTAGTGTGGATCAGCCAGTTGCATAA
- a CDS encoding universal stress protein, translating to MSSETVPNRFSEVAKYILHATDFSEDSEFAFAHALRLAVNNHARLTIMHVSRDKHADWDSFPSVRETLQRWGMLEPGARRADVSKLGIEIEKINVYDTSNIVGGISSYLDKGSVDMLVLATRQRTGLANWLKPSTAEQVSRKMALPTLFVPSGVHGCVSPDDGHVTLDHILIPVDHTPPAGGAIERALRALTAFGKNNATLTLLHVGADQSYPHVTVPEGPWKVVKISREGRPVTEILNAAEEGGANLIIMVTKGSQGFLDMLRGTTTEQVLQNAHCPVLSIPADF from the coding sequence ATGTCCAGCGAAACTGTTCCCAATCGTTTCAGTGAAGTTGCCAAGTATATTCTGCATGCAACGGATTTCTCAGAAGATTCAGAATTCGCCTTTGCTCATGCATTGCGGCTGGCAGTCAACAATCATGCCCGATTGACCATCATGCATGTGAGCAGGGACAAGCATGCGGATTGGGACAGTTTTCCTTCCGTGCGCGAGACGCTCCAGCGGTGGGGGATGCTGGAGCCGGGTGCCCGGCGAGCTGATGTATCCAAACTGGGAATTGAGATCGAGAAAATCAATGTGTATGACACCAGCAATATTGTTGGCGGCATTTCCAGCTATCTGGACAAGGGATCGGTAGATATGCTGGTCCTTGCAACCCGGCAGCGCACGGGATTAGCCAATTGGCTCAAGCCTTCCACTGCTGAACAGGTGTCTCGCAAGATGGCGTTGCCAACGCTCTTTGTGCCTTCAGGAGTACACGGCTGTGTTTCTCCGGATGACGGGCATGTCACATTGGATCATATTCTGATTCCTGTTGATCATACCCCTCCAGCAGGCGGTGCTATTGAACGCGCCCTGCGGGCGCTGACGGCTTTTGGCAAAAATAATGCAACGCTCACTCTGTTGCATGTTGGGGCTGATCAATCCTATCCCCATGTTACTGTACCTGAAGGTCCGTGGAAGGTGGTTAAGATCAGCAGAGAGGGGCGACCAGTTACAGAAATTCTTAATGCTGCAGAAGAGGGTGGTGCCAATCTCATCATTATGGTCACCAAAGGTTCGCAAGGATTTCTCGATATGCTGCGAGGCACAACGACTGAACAGGTACTGCAGAACGCCCACTGCCCGGTGTTATCCATTCCCGCTGATTTTTAA